Proteins encoded by one window of Crassostrea angulata isolate pt1a10 chromosome 9, ASM2561291v2, whole genome shotgun sequence:
- the LOC128164089 gene encoding uncharacterized protein LOC128164089 yields MVAMFHLVGMITFWSLLQAGSARTDFPQMNDAELENFVQLEGSFNCKGTSCQCCVNVGWDFVPGSLEACINMKYLAKNIGIFVNISLQGQEIYSEEVSVRNPPPICPTTSLLKKFGKLCLEFYNMTFNEKNLAGCARISLNLHKIYSKQIPLGCFGTSLVEDSNIERIDENKIIGKTDQNERNRQTYISRIQTEKIGETYTLRNQNERNRENIGNKQGSLHKNEGKIEITGFLLMLLLLINQ; encoded by the exons ATGGTTGCCATGTTCCACCTTGTTGGTATGATTACTTTCTGGAGCTTGTTGCAGGCAGGCAGTGCCAGAACAG ACTTTCCTCAAATGAATGATGCCGAGTTGGAAAATTTTGTTCAACTTGAAGGCAGTTTTAACTGTAAAGGGACGTCCTGTCAATGTTGCGTTAATGTTGGTTGGGATTTTGTGCCTGGTTCCCTGGAAG CGTGCATCAATATGAAGTATTTGGCAAAAAACATAggaatttttgttaatatttcacTACAAGGACAGGAAATATACAGCGAAGAAGTCTCGG TTAGAAACCCACCACCCATCTGCCCAACTACGTCActtttaaagaagtttggaaAACTTTGTCTGGAGTTTTACAACATGACTTTTAATGAAAAGAACCTTGCAGGATGCGCTCGCATTTCCCTGAACCttcataaaatttattcaaaacaaattcCACTTGGGTGCTTTGGAACTTCTTTAGTTGAAGATAGTAACATCGAAcgtattgatgaaaataaaataattggaaagacagatcaaaatgaaagaaataggCAGACATATATTTCAAGAATTCAAACTGAAAAAATTGGGGAAACATATACTTTACGTaatcaaaatgaaagaaataggGAAAACATTGGAAATAAACAGGGGTCACTTCATAAAAATGAaggaaaaattgaaataactgGCTTCTTGTTAATGCTCCTCTTGTTGATAAACCAATGA
- the LOC128163577 gene encoding uncharacterized protein LOC128163577, with protein sequence MLKLYLIALLFGISQAAKIDASRTAEVDMEVRTDLAVLVNTSMADVSDRVTALVNQCNNSVNAAITYCGNNCQGSGGGGDAATQAMEAILQKLAPGFNKIEGGINKAKTGIVTEFNKFKDTVKKITSESTWKNIGSTVLDKLKEGTSKALSGLKTVTGEIGSKAKEWSNTVGNWFKDTFKIRRRKRAAALSCDLCTTMSTGSSEDVLNAVCGTDVSMEIAVLTQSLERMLTLMTSISIDPLVTEINTDETKVTYGAGPTGEFQVMTPIKSVLYTVNGTTTTVAGTDKTVNIMKTSDIADEVLTLVNDDYFAV encoded by the exons ATGTTGAAGCTTTATCTGATCGCGTTACTTTTCGGAATCAGCCAGGCAGCCAAAATTGATGCCAGCAGAACAGCGG AAGTGGACATGGAAGTGAGAACAGACCTAGCGGTCTTAGTAAACACCAGCATGGCCGACGTAAGCGACCGGGTGACAGCGCTGGTCAACCAGTGTAACAACTCAGTCAATGCTGCCATCACCTACTGCGGGAATAACtg tcAGGGCAGCGGAGGAGGAGGAGACGCAGCGACCCAAGCCATGGAAGCCATAT tACAAAAGTTGGCTCCAGGTTTTAATAAGATAGAAG GAGGCATCAATAAAGCGAAAACTGGAATCGTAAcagaatttaataaatttaaag ATACGGTTAAAAAAATCACCTCTGAAAGCACCTGGAAGAACATTGGAT cAACTGTTCTCGATAAGCTGAAGGAAGGCACAT CCAAAGCTTTATCTGGTCTGAAAACAGTTACAG GTGAAATTGGATCTAAAGCAAAGGAATGGAGCAACACAGTTGGAA ATTGGTTTAAGGACACCTTCAAGATCAGAAGACGTAAGAGGGCCGCGGCTCTGTCATGTGACCTCTGTACCACCATGTCCACTGGTTCTTCTGAGGACGTACTCAACGCCG TATGTGGTACCGACGTCAGCATGGAGATCGCCGTCCTGACCCAGTCTCTGGAGAGGATGCTGACTCTGATGACCTCTATATCGATTGATCCTCTTGTCACAGAg ATTAATACAGACGAAACGAAGGTCACGTACGGTGCTGGCCCCACCGGAGAGTTCCAGGTAATGACCCCGATTAAATCGGTCCTCTACACGGTGAACGGGACCACTACCACAGTCGCGGGCACTGATAAAACTGTCAACATCATGAAGACCAGTGACATCGCTGACGAAGTACTCACACTCGTCAATGATGACTACTTCGCTGTTTAA